GGCGGCCGGAGCGTGGTACGGCAGAAGGAGGCCCGCCGCCTCAGCCTGCCGCAGCGACATGGCGTTCGCGTCCTTCTGCGACATCAGGGGCGGCGTGGTCCAGCCCCAGGGCAGGGCCAGATCGGGATCGAGCGGATCGATGTCGATCTGGGTGCCGGGCACGTACACGCTGGACAGCACGTAGGAGATGCACGAGTCGTCGGCCAGCGAGAGGAAGCCGTGGCCGACGCCCTCCGGCACGAAGACCGACCGGCCGGACTCCGGGTCCAGGACGTTGCTCGCGGACTTGCCGAAGGTGGGCGAGCCCGGGCGCAGGTCCACCACGAAGTCGCGCAGTCTCCCCCGGACGCAGGTGACGTACTTGGCCTGGCCCGGGGGGCTGGTCACGCTGTGGATGCCGCGCAGGGTGTTGTTCTGCGACACCGAGTAGTTGATCTGGAGCGGGACGAATCTCCGTCCCGTGGCGCTTTCGAACTCGTCCGCGCGCATTCCTTCGAAGAAGGAACCGCGTTCGTCCTTGCGGAGTTCGGGGGTGACCACGAACACCCC
This is a stretch of genomic DNA from Streptomyces sp. NBC_00237. It encodes these proteins:
- a CDS encoding dTDP-4-dehydrorhamnose 3,5-epimerase family protein, which gives rise to MHIAELDIPGVFVVTPELRKDERGSFFEGMRADEFESATGRRFVPLQINYSVSQNNTLRGIHSVTSPPGQAKYVTCVRGRLRDFVVDLRPGSPTFGKSASNVLDPESGRSVFVPEGVGHGFLSLADDSCISYVLSSVYVPGTQIDIDPLDPDLALPWGWTTPPLMSQKDANAMSLRQAEAAGLLLPYHAPAARISA